Proteins found in one Seonamhaeicola sp. S2-3 genomic segment:
- a CDS encoding MBOAT family protein, protein MVFNSLEYFIFLPIVFVLYWFVFKKHLKAQNILVLVASYVFYGMWDWRFLSLILLSTIVDYFVGIKIHQNNNKPSYRKRWLWVSVIFNVGLLGFFKYFNFFVDSWVDMVSLFGYDIKSTWTLRIILPVGISFYTFQTMSYSFDIYYKRLEPTKDFLSFATFVSFFPQLVAGPIERASNLLSQILNKRTFDYNQVVDGLKLILWGLFKKIVIADSLAPIVDDVFLNYNSYPASTLILGVTLFSFQVYGDFSGYSDIAIGTSKLFGIELMSNFKFPNFSRNVAEYWQRWHISLSTWFRHYIYIPLGGSRVSKLKSVRNIAIIFLVSGFWHGANWTFIFWGAFHALVFIPVFLMGRNTIYKNSVVGENSFFPSLVEIGQLILTFGIVTFSRIFFRSESITSAFGFIKRILSDFSYSEYVHPQGYRMIDYYILIAAFVLYEYRIRKDERSPFKFKSRYVRFAVYTIVVLLMILFYDDGVDRSFIYFQF, encoded by the coding sequence AGTTTTTGTTCTTTATTGGTTCGTTTTTAAAAAACATTTAAAAGCCCAAAATATACTAGTTTTAGTAGCTAGTTATGTCTTTTATGGTATGTGGGATTGGAGATTTTTGTCTTTAATATTACTAAGTACTATAGTAGACTATTTTGTGGGGATTAAAATACATCAAAACAATAATAAGCCTAGTTATAGGAAGCGTTGGTTGTGGGTAAGTGTTATATTTAACGTAGGTCTTTTAGGCTTTTTTAAATACTTTAATTTCTTTGTAGACTCTTGGGTAGATATGGTGTCGCTTTTTGGGTATGATATAAAAAGTACATGGACATTACGAATTATTTTACCTGTTGGAATTTCTTTTTATACATTTCAAACGATGTCATATTCGTTTGATATTTATTATAAAAGATTAGAACCAACCAAAGACTTTTTGTCTTTTGCTACATTTGTTAGTTTCTTTCCACAATTGGTTGCAGGCCCTATAGAAAGAGCCTCTAATTTATTATCACAAATACTTAATAAACGTACTTTTGATTATAACCAAGTGGTTGATGGTTTAAAGTTGATACTGTGGGGTTTATTTAAAAAGATAGTTATAGCCGATTCATTAGCCCCTATAGTAGATGATGTTTTTTTAAATTACAATTCTTATCCTGCGTCTACCTTAATATTAGGAGTTACTTTATTTAGCTTTCAAGTTTATGGTGACTTTAGTGGATATTCAGATATAGCTATTGGTACCTCTAAACTTTTTGGTATAGAGCTTATGTCTAACTTTAAATTCCCCAACTTTTCAAGAAATGTAGCAGAGTACTGGCAGCGTTGGCATATTTCGTTATCAACTTGGTTTAGGCATTATATTTATATTCCATTAGGTGGCTCGCGTGTTAGTAAATTAAAATCTGTACGAAATATTGCTATCATATTTTTAGTAAGTGGCTTTTGGCATGGAGCCAATTGGACGTTTATTTTCTGGGGCGCTTTTCATGCTTTAGTTTTTATACCTGTCTTTTTAATGGGAAGAAATACCATATATAAAAATAGCGTGGTTGGAGAAAATTCATTTTTTCCTTCTTTAGTAGAAATTGGGCAGTTAATACTAACTTTTGGTATTGTTACGTTTTCTAGAATATTTTTTAGATCAGAATCTATAACAAGTGCATTTGGCTTTATTAAAAGAATTCTTTCTGATTTTTCATATAGTGAGTATGTACATCCACAAGGGTATCGTATGATTGATTATTATATTCTTATTGCTGCTTTTGTATTGTATGAATACCGTATTAGAAAAGATGAGCGTTCTCCTTTTAAATTTAAATCTAGATATGTAAGATTTGCAGTTTACACCATTGTAGTATTACTAATGATACTGTTTTATGATGATGGAGTAGATCGTTCCTTTATATATTTCCAATTCTAA